Below is a genomic region from bacterium.
AAACAAGTTCAGGATGACAGGGTTGGGCGTTTAGGATAACAAAATGGACGGCTCGCAAAAACAGATTCAGAGAGAAAAAAAGGAAAATGATAACAAAAAATAGACTTGCTCTTGTTCTTGTTGGAGAAGAGAATAAAACTTCAATCAAAAACGCTTTAAAATATGTTGGTTGGGTGGAATTGAGGGTAGATGAGTTTTTGAAGAAGGGACTAACTCCTTCCTTTTCTCTGCCTGTTAAAGACGTTAAAGTTATAGGCACGGCAAGGTGGAAGAAAGAGAGTCAAAACGAAGGGCTAAATATCACAGAAAAAGAAAGGTTTGAGATATATAAAAACATTTTGGACTTTATTGATTATGTTGATGTAGAACTTAAAAGTTCAATATCTGAAAAGGTTGTTGATTATGTTAAAAACAAGGGTAAGAAGAGTGTTTTGTCTTACCACAATTTTGTAAAGACGCCTTCTTTGAAAAATCTTGATAAGGTATATAGTAGTGCAATAAAATTAAAACCAGATATTATAAAAATAGCCACAATGGTTAACTCAAAAGATGAGTTTTTCTCACTTCTCTCCTTCACTCATAAATATTCCAAAAAATTTCCTATCATTGTCACACCAATGGGCGTTTCGTTTGTAGAACGTTTTACTCCAATATATTTAGGGTCGCTTTTTACTTATATTTCGCTTAATAAAACGACAGCGCCGGGGCAGGTTTCTCTCGATTATGTAAAGAGAGTATTTAGTTTGTAAAAAAACGTCGGATAAAGACGAGGATTACCACGTCGCAATCCCTCAGAAAGCATTCGGGCTAAGACGCTCCTTGTAAGACAAGCAAAAAGCGTCGGTTAGCACCTCGTATTCGTTCGTAGACACATACTTTTTTAACGAAGAAAACACAAAAGCCCCCCCTCACCTTGCATCCTCTCCCCCAAGAGGAGAGGCAAATAAGGAAAGATTGTCTTTGCGAGCGTTTTTTTAGCGTGGCAATCCCGCCGAAGGCGAAAAGGAATGGGGTAACAATATGAAAAATATTTGCAATGATTATTTGTAAGATGTATAATTTTAAGGATAAGGAGAAAAATGAATAAAAAAACTAACAAATTATATGCGCTACTTCTTTTAATTGGTGTGGTTGCTATGGGTATTGCTTGTGGTGGTGGAGGCTCTACTAAGGCATTTTTACCAACTTTACCTGAAGGAACTCTTTATTTTTCTGAAGAGGGTTTATCATCCTCTGGCAGGGACTATATCCCTGTTTCTGGAGCATTAGACAGAAGTTTTTATCCTCTTCCTGATGATCCAGAAGGAATTTCCCTTTTTGGGCTTTTCTTCTGGTTGAATTGTTATGATGAAGATGGTTTTATGTTGGTGGTAGAACCCAATGATACTCAAGAAACTCTTGCCCGAATTTCAGTAGCATTACATCCGAGAGGAATGAATTTTGCCCAGAAAACAGTAGATTTTTTAAATGAATCTCCTGAAAACATTTTTATTGCAATGAATATTGTCAACGCATTGGGAGCAGGTACAGGAGTATCTGGAATTCTTAGTGGCGGTATTATAGATAGTGATATTTATATAACTTCTGGTGGAACCTATAAAAGAGAAATTAAAGATGGTGCTCAGGAAATGATAGATACTTTTTATGATAGCATACCTTCGTTGGTAAGGTTGTTTATTAGAAAAGAACAATTTCAAGCGTATATGAATCAGCAGTTATACAATTCTGTTTATGAAGGTGGCGAAAGAATTTCGTATGAAGAGTTTTTTTCTCTCTTTTTAGACCCTCAAAATTGGAATAGTATGGATTTTAAGACCACCCTTGATTTCACGATGGCTGTATCTGGTCTTATGAAAAATATATCTGCATCAGAAAATGCTGTTGGTGATTATGATCAAAACAATATCGGGGTTCTTCGTCTTAATTCTCAGATTTATCATGTAACAGGGACTTCTTATAGACTTAACTCTTTTCCTTCAGAAATTAGAGGTAGAGGGGTTTTGAGAACACAACTTGATGATGCAGGTTGTGAGGATGAAGATTTTTTGACTTTTAATCTTTCACAGCCTTCAACCCTCTATTTAGCTGTTGACCCTAACAACCAGAATCTTATAGATAAATTGACAAATGATGGTTGGATTTTATGGGATGGAAAAACAATTACTGCAAAGATGAATATAAGCCCTAATACAGAAATTACTTTTAATCTTTATTCTAAATCGTTTGATGTTGGAGATGTTTCTTTACCTGCTAATGGTGCTGGAGATACTAAAATGTACTTTGTA
It encodes:
- a CDS encoding type I 3-dehydroquinate dehydratase; this translates as MITKNRLALVLVGEENKTSIKNALKYVGWVELRVDEFLKKGLTPSFSLPVKDVKVIGTARWKKESQNEGLNITEKERFEIYKNILDFIDYVDVELKSSISEKVVDYVKNKGKKSVLSYHNFVKTPSLKNLDKVYSSAIKLKPDIIKIATMVNSKDEFFSLLSFTHKYSKKFPIIVTPMGVSFVERFTPIYLGSLFTYISLNKTTAPGQVSLDYVKRVFSL